One region of Ursus arctos isolate Adak ecotype North America unplaced genomic scaffold, UrsArc2.0 scaffold_33, whole genome shotgun sequence genomic DNA includes:
- the LOC113249034 gene encoding olfactory receptor 11H6-like — protein MSSTLRLLVIWKSVIFAALKTNEYSNINNCSSSVSKFIFLGFPFTWEIQVLLFSIFSGTYILTLTGNLCIICAVRWDHRLQTPMYILLANFSFLEIWFITSTVPNMLANLLSETSTISFCGCFLQFYFFFSMGTTETFFLSAMAFDRYLAICRPLHYPTVMTVQRCIRIGAGCWVCGFLYFLLPVYLISQLPFCCSKRIDHFLCDPGPLIKLSCVPAPATEIICAVYNSVLIFSTLFFITNSYTLVIRAVLRVPSAEGRHKAFSTCGSHLAVVSLFYGSIMVVYVSPTAGNPAGMQKYVTLFYSVLTPLFNPLIYSLRNKEMKAVLRKLFRIVRFNQSHGRNL, from the coding sequence ATGAGTAGTACTTTAAGGCTACTTGTAATATGGAAATCTGTTATTTTTGCAGCTTTAAAAACAAACGAATATTCTAATATAAATAATTGCTCTAGCTCTGTGAGTAAATTCATTTTCCTGGGCTTCCCTTTTACCTGGGAAATTCAGGTTCTCCTCTTTTCAATCTTCTCTGGGACTTATATTCTGACACTAACTGGAAATCTGTGCATTATCTGTGCTGTGAGGTGGGACCATCGACTACAAACTCCAATGTACATCCTGCTGGCCAATTTTTCCTTCCTGGAGATCTGGTTTATCACCTCCACTGTCCCTAATATGCTAGCCAACTTGCTCTCTGAGACCAGCACCATCTCCTTCTGTGGCTGCTTCCTCCagttctacttcttcttctccatGGGCACCACTGAGACCTTCTTCTTGTCTGCCATGGCCTTTGACAGGTACCTTGCTATCTGCAGGCCCCTGCACTACCCCACTGTCATGACTGTTCAGCGCTGCATCAGAATAggagctgggtgctgggtgtgTGGCTTCCTATACTTCCTCTTGCCTGTTTACCTCATCTCTCAACTCCCATTTTGTTGTTCCAAGAGGATTGATCACTTCCTGTGTGACCCAGGACCTCTTATAAAGCTGTCCTGTGTGCCAGCTCCTGCTACTGAGATCATCTGTGCCGTCTATAACTCAGTCCTCATTTTCTCCACCTTATTCTTCATTACCAACTCCTATACCTTGGTGATCAGAGCTGTGCTGAGGGTCCCCTCAGCAGAAGGTCGGCATAAGGCCTTCTCCACGTGTGGCTCCCATCTGGCCGTGGTATCCCTGTTCTATGGCTCTATCATGGTTGTGTATGTAAGCCCAACAGCAGGCAATCCAGCCGGGATGCAGAAATATGTGACTTTGTTCTATTCTGTGTTAACTCCTCTTTTCAACCCATTGATCTATAGTCTTCGAAATAAAGAGATGAAGGCAGTTCTGAGAAAGTTATTTAGAATTGTGAGATTTAATCAGAGTCATGGAAGAAATCTTTGA